Proteins co-encoded in one Coriobacteriia bacterium genomic window:
- a CDS encoding response regulator transcription factor: MTIRVGIADDQELIRAGLRALVEAGGDIEVVGEAANGEEAVALARTTPLDVLLMDIRMPVMDGIEATVAIAAEFGEAGPRIVILTTFDTDEYVYEALRAGASGFLLKDAGPARLLDAIRVVARGDALLDPLVTRRLIAHFTQRADVLRAHPEALASLTERELEVLRLVAEGLSNDEIARQLVVSESTSKKHVSNVMLKLDARDRAQLVVMAFQSRLVVPSDVE; encoded by the coding sequence GTGACGATTCGAGTAGGCATCGCCGACGACCAGGAACTCATTCGCGCCGGGCTTCGCGCGCTCGTGGAGGCTGGCGGCGACATCGAGGTCGTGGGCGAGGCTGCCAACGGCGAGGAAGCCGTGGCTCTGGCACGGACGACGCCACTCGACGTGCTGCTGATGGACATCCGGATGCCGGTCATGGACGGCATCGAGGCGACCGTGGCGATTGCGGCCGAGTTCGGTGAGGCCGGACCGCGCATCGTGATCCTGACCACATTCGACACCGACGAGTACGTCTACGAAGCGCTACGCGCCGGTGCAAGCGGCTTCCTACTCAAGGACGCCGGCCCTGCTCGGCTGCTCGACGCGATTCGCGTCGTGGCCCGCGGCGATGCGCTGCTCGACCCGCTCGTGACTCGCAGGCTGATCGCGCACTTCACGCAGCGTGCGGACGTGCTGCGCGCGCACCCGGAGGCGCTCGCGTCGCTCACCGAGCGCGAGCTCGAGGTGCTGCGGCTGGTCGCCGAGGGGCTCTCCAACGACGAGATTGCAAGGCAGCTGGTGGTCTCGGAGTCGACCTCGAAGAAGCACGTGAGCAACGTGATGCTCAAGTTGGACGCCCGCGATCGCGCCCAACTTGTGGTCATGGCGTTCCAGAGCCGCTTGGTCGTGCCGAGCGACGTGGAGTAG
- a CDS encoding histidine kinase translates to MNDHPKPSRAERRALRDAQHRAKHEADRESVIDRLENLATDDDIDNLVLEGRQDHRDIGSAIALAVLAVIQIAIVRSLASYPAIATQLHLQLHPGLWPYVAAVACFLPLMYRRRYPGPVLLATAIFTGLYLAMPWPPAIVILAPMTALFTVSERYGGRRAVPIGIVLGAIVLGVSAMTVSVSYTVAQVVAILALLALSAALGHTAQTRRELFVEVKRKREEESLRRVEEERLRIARDVHDIMAHSLTLMTLQADAGSTTVDDAEKSRAAFTVIGDTGRATLRDLRSMLSVLAGDSGDDSPRQPVPDLGELDTLVRSVRETGLDVALATSGDFESVPSAVAVSAYRIVQEALTNVVRHAHAEHATVRVDVKDDKLALLVIDDGAGAAAGAAASAGTGRGLIGMRERVDVLGGTISAGPGESGGFEVRATIPLTRSKR, encoded by the coding sequence ATGAACGATCACCCCAAACCCAGCCGAGCCGAACGCCGCGCACTGCGTGACGCCCAGCACCGCGCCAAGCACGAGGCCGACCGAGAGTCCGTGATAGACCGGCTTGAGAACCTGGCGACCGACGACGACATCGACAATCTCGTCTTGGAGGGGCGTCAGGATCACCGCGATATTGGGAGCGCCATCGCGCTTGCCGTACTCGCGGTCATCCAGATCGCCATCGTCCGCTCGCTCGCGTCGTACCCTGCGATCGCGACCCAGCTGCATCTGCAGCTCCATCCCGGGCTCTGGCCGTACGTGGCTGCGGTCGCCTGCTTCCTCCCTCTGATGTACCGGCGCCGCTACCCCGGTCCCGTCTTGCTCGCAACGGCCATCTTCACCGGCCTGTATCTCGCCATGCCGTGGCCACCAGCCATCGTCATCCTCGCGCCGATGACCGCACTGTTCACGGTCTCCGAGCGCTACGGCGGCCGCCGAGCAGTGCCGATCGGCATCGTGCTGGGCGCCATCGTGCTTGGTGTCTCGGCGATGACCGTGTCGGTCTCCTACACGGTGGCGCAGGTCGTCGCGATCCTCGCGCTGCTGGCACTCTCGGCGGCGCTTGGGCATACGGCGCAGACTCGCCGAGAGCTCTTCGTGGAGGTCAAGCGCAAGCGCGAGGAGGAGTCGCTTCGCCGCGTTGAGGAGGAGCGCCTGCGCATCGCCCGCGACGTGCACGACATCATGGCGCACTCGCTGACGCTCATGACGCTGCAAGCCGACGCCGGATCGACCACCGTCGACGACGCCGAGAAGTCGCGCGCCGCGTTTACCGTGATTGGGGATACCGGCCGAGCCACCCTGCGCGACCTGCGCTCGATGCTCTCGGTGCTCGCCGGCGACTCGGGCGACGACTCGCCGCGCCAACCCGTGCCGGACCTGGGAGAGCTCGACACGCTGGTGCGCTCGGTGCGTGAGACCGGCCTCGATGTGGCGCTGGCAACGAGCGGCGACTTTGAGTCGGTGCCCAGCGCGGTGGCCGTCTCGGCGTACCGTATCGTGCAGGAGGCGCTCACCAACGTGGTGCGTCACGCGCACGCCGAGCACGCGACCGTGCGCGTGGACGTGAAAGACGACAAGCTGGCACTGCTCGTGATCGACGACGGCGCTGGTGCAGCCGCCGGCGCTGCGGCGAGCGCGGGCACGGGTCGCGGGCTTATCGGCATGCGCGAGCGGGTCGACGTGCTCGGCGGTACGATCTCGGCTGGGCCGGGCGAAAGCGGCGGCTTCGAAGTGCGGGCAACCATCCCGCTGACGAGGAGCAAGCGGTGA
- a CDS encoding MFS transporter has protein sequence MISLAKVRSKLPLIIMLAIGFLSTISMTIVLPVLPFIIQNHVHDAKNVALWVGVLEAVFSACALFSGPLLGALSDRIGRKPVLVVSLLGSAAGYVLFGLAGGLGILLVSRIIDGITAGDRAVSMAYLADITPPEERAAQFGLAGAVGGIGFMFGPAVGGLLAQFGYSVPVFVAAAITVLIALISMFVLPETITAEKRAAKLEVESPHLLQTIRDAFDHPDLRPLLFALTLAAVPFGFFALNASVLAKDAIAWGPTQIGLLVSVIGILDIVIQGGLVRFLVPRIGEHRVAIGGLLGQVVGCGLLALVGSFLPLPIVFIVGVLLFGAAEGGTTAAVQGLISRSVPDDEQGALAGGLGSIQSLMGMLVPLLGGWAYSRLGESVPYALGVLFLLSAIALIWPLLGRASSMPPKPESAVA, from the coding sequence ATGATCTCGCTCGCGAAGGTCCGCTCGAAGCTGCCGCTGATCATCATGCTGGCAATCGGCTTCCTGAGCACGATTAGCATGACGATCGTGCTGCCCGTGCTGCCCTTCATCATCCAGAACCACGTGCACGACGCGAAGAACGTGGCGCTGTGGGTGGGCGTGCTCGAGGCGGTGTTCTCGGCATGTGCGCTTTTCTCGGGGCCGCTGCTGGGTGCACTGTCCGACCGCATCGGCCGCAAGCCCGTGCTGGTTGTCAGCCTGCTGGGATCGGCCGCGGGCTACGTGCTCTTCGGCCTCGCGGGCGGCCTCGGCATCCTTTTGGTGTCGCGCATCATCGACGGCATCACCGCAGGTGACCGAGCCGTCAGCATGGCCTACCTCGCCGACATCACCCCTCCTGAGGAGCGCGCGGCGCAGTTCGGGCTCGCGGGAGCCGTGGGCGGCATAGGCTTCATGTTCGGCCCGGCCGTCGGCGGCCTGCTCGCGCAGTTCGGCTACTCCGTGCCGGTGTTCGTCGCGGCAGCAATCACCGTACTCATCGCGCTGATCTCGATGTTCGTGCTCCCCGAGACCATCACCGCCGAGAAACGCGCCGCGAAGCTCGAGGTCGAGAGCCCGCACCTGCTTCAGACGATCCGCGACGCGTTCGACCATCCCGACTTGCGCCCGCTCCTCTTCGCACTCACCCTCGCCGCGGTCCCGTTCGGATTCTTCGCGCTGAACGCCTCGGTTCTCGCGAAGGACGCGATTGCGTGGGGCCCGACGCAGATCGGCTTGCTCGTCTCAGTGATCGGCATCCTCGACATCGTCATCCAAGGCGGCCTCGTCCGGTTCCTCGTCCCGAGGATCGGCGAGCACCGCGTCGCGATCGGGGGGCTCTTGGGCCAGGTCGTCGGTTGTGGACTGCTCGCGCTCGTGGGGTCGTTCCTGCCTCTCCCGATCGTCTTCATCGTCGGCGTGCTGCTGTTCGGCGCTGCCGAGGGCGGGACGACCGCCGCCGTGCAAGGGCTCATCTCCCGCTCGGTCCCCGACGACGAGCAGGGCGCGCTCGCCGGCGGCCTGGGCTCGATCCAGTCGCTGATGGGGATGCTCGTTCCGCTTCTAGGCGGCTGGGCGTACTCGCGCCTCGGCGAGTCGGTGCCGTACGCGCTTGGCGTGTTGTTCCTGCTGTCCGCGATTGCCCTGATCTGGCCGCTGCTGGGCAGGGCAAGCTCGATGCCGCCCAAGCCCGAAAGCGCTGTAGCGTAA
- a CDS encoding ABC transporter permease, which translates to MTGFSDLMAGAYTVWYRDVLGLLKDRSRVIGTVVMTAIMIIGLGFGLGGLIGKVGASGGGPMGGMSVPGVPFVQFIFPAMLAMTVLTTAMQSTMSMVYDREFGFMRKILVAPVSRTSVALGKVAGGMTIALIQTLLMLLVAPFIGIHFSFDSTLLVLLVLLVLSATVTSLGVLVASRQTSQQGFMLVNMLVMMPIMMLSLGSFLPSFGSGMMASAFRIVSQLNPVTYGIDALRQAMLGAAMPASLVLHSIVLDMLVLCVLFVAFLVPGVRLFAKQD; encoded by the coding sequence ATGACGGGCTTCTCGGATTTGATGGCTGGGGCGTACACGGTCTGGTACCGCGACGTACTCGGCTTGTTGAAGGACCGCTCGCGAGTGATCGGGACCGTGGTCATGACAGCGATCATGATCATCGGGTTGGGCTTCGGCTTGGGCGGCTTGATCGGCAAGGTGGGCGCCAGCGGAGGCGGCCCGATGGGCGGCATGAGCGTTCCCGGCGTGCCCTTTGTGCAGTTCATCTTCCCGGCGATGCTGGCGATGACGGTGCTGACAACGGCGATGCAGTCGACCATGTCGATGGTGTACGACCGTGAGTTCGGGTTCATGCGCAAGATCCTGGTCGCGCCGGTGTCGCGCACGTCTGTGGCGCTGGGCAAGGTTGCCGGCGGCATGACTATCGCACTCATACAAACGCTGTTGATGCTGCTCGTGGCGCCGTTCATCGGCATCCACTTCTCGTTCGACTCGACGCTGCTGGTGCTGCTCGTGCTTCTGGTACTCTCAGCGACCGTCACTTCGCTCGGCGTGCTCGTCGCGTCGCGGCAGACATCGCAGCAAGGATTCATGCTCGTGAACATGCTCGTGATGATGCCGATCATGATGCTCTCGCTGGGCTCGTTTCTCCCGTCGTTCGGGAGCGGAATGATGGCCTCGGCGTTCAGAATCGTCTCGCAACTCAACCCGGTCACATACGGCATCGATGCGCTGCGACAGGCGATGTTGGGCGCTGCGATGCCCGCGAGCCTGGTGCTGCACTCAATAGTGCTCGACATGCTGGTGCTGTGCGTACTGTTCGTAGCGTTCCTCGTGCCTGGCGTCCGACTCTTCGCAAAGCAGGACTAG
- a CDS encoding ATP-binding cassette domain-containing protein has product MPIIEVDNLTRRFGEFTAADAVSLSVESGEIYGFLGPNGAGKSTTINMLCTLLKPSAGSASINGHDLEREQHEVRRSIGLVFQDPTLDERLSAWQNMKFHAMLYSMPAAEFEPRARELLAMVDLADKATAPVAKFSGGMKRRLEIAIGLLHRPKVLFLDEPTIGLDPQTRRRIWEYVNAVRETEGLTVFLTTHYMDEAEICDRIAVIDHGSIDACDSPSTLKSAIGRDRVKLWTDGNDMHDAAALRLAEMGATVLPDRVDGALALEVANGDRFVPEAIRALDAALGTGCVSAISLEHPTLDDVFVQLTGRAIRDEGPSASDSMRAAMQAHGRGGH; this is encoded by the coding sequence ATGCCAATCATCGAGGTCGACAACCTCACCCGGCGCTTCGGCGAGTTCACCGCCGCCGACGCCGTCTCGCTCTCGGTCGAGTCCGGAGAGATCTACGGGTTCCTCGGCCCCAACGGCGCAGGGAAGTCGACCACCATCAACATGCTGTGCACGCTGCTCAAGCCCTCGGCGGGTAGCGCGTCTATCAACGGACACGACCTCGAGCGCGAGCAGCATGAGGTGCGCCGCTCGATCGGACTCGTGTTCCAGGACCCCACGCTCGACGAGCGCCTCTCGGCGTGGCAGAACATGAAGTTCCACGCGATGCTCTACTCCATGCCGGCCGCGGAGTTCGAGCCGCGTGCTCGCGAGCTGCTCGCGATGGTCGACCTCGCCGACAAGGCCACCGCTCCGGTCGCCAAGTTCTCCGGCGGGATGAAGCGGCGTCTCGAGATCGCCATCGGGCTGCTGCACCGCCCCAAGGTGCTGTTCCTCGACGAGCCCACCATCGGCCTGGACCCGCAAACGCGCCGCCGCATCTGGGAGTACGTCAACGCGGTGCGCGAGACCGAGGGCCTGACCGTCTTCCTCACCACCCACTACATGGACGAGGCCGAGATCTGCGACCGCATCGCCGTCATCGACCACGGCAGCATCGACGCGTGCGACTCGCCCAGCACGTTGAAGAGCGCCATCGGTCGCGACCGCGTGAAGTTGTGGACCGACGGCAACGACATGCACGACGCCGCCGCGCTGCGCCTCGCCGAGATGGGCGCGACCGTGCTGCCCGACCGCGTAGACGGCGCGCTGGCGCTCGAGGTGGCCAACGGCGATCGCTTCGTGCCCGAGGCGATTCGCGCGCTGGACGCCGCGCTGGGCACCGGCTGCGTCTCGGCGATCTCGCTGGAGCACCCAACGCTCGACGACGTATTCGTCCAGCTGACCGGCCGAGCCATCCGCGACGAAGGCCCGAGTGCGAGCGACTCGATGCGCGCAGCTATGCAGGCGCATGGAAGGGGTGGCCACTAA
- a CDS encoding VOC family protein, whose translation MMAGLSSYPAVAVLRADNLDRATKFYTEVLGFALDAAQSGNGVAIISAGMGSQLSLYERPGMPAPANTTLAIPVPPAAFDSTVTEMRGRGVVFEEYDIPEMGLKTVNGVADTGSTKSAWFKDTEGNILNLVSM comes from the coding sequence GTGATGGCAGGTCTCAGTAGTTATCCAGCGGTGGCCGTGTTGCGGGCCGACAATCTGGACCGGGCGACCAAGTTCTACACCGAGGTGCTCGGCTTCGCACTGGACGCGGCGCAAAGCGGCAACGGCGTAGCGATCATCTCGGCGGGTATGGGTTCGCAACTCTCGCTCTACGAGCGCCCTGGCATGCCCGCGCCCGCCAACACGACGCTGGCCATCCCGGTGCCCCCCGCCGCGTTCGACTCCACCGTCACCGAGATGCGCGGTCGCGGCGTCGTGTTCGAGGAGTACGACATCCCCGAGATGGGGCTGAAGACCGTCAACGGCGTCGCCGACACGGGCAGCACCAAGTCGGCGTGGTTCAAGGACACCGAGGGCAACATCCTGAACCTGGTCTCGATGTAG
- a CDS encoding GNAT family N-acetyltransferase has protein sequence MRPIRADEHDAVLAIINDAAQRYRGVIPADRWHDPYFSAEYLASEIAAEVRFWGYESDGELLGVMGVQDVDDVTLIRHAYVSPHAQRGGVGGRLLRSLLAKTDKSVLIGTWAAADWAIAFYEKHGFRVTSREETERLLKRYWDIPERQVETSVVLAQR, from the coding sequence ATCCGCCCGATTCGCGCCGACGAGCACGACGCCGTCCTGGCGATCATCAACGATGCCGCGCAGCGCTACCGCGGCGTCATTCCGGCGGACCGCTGGCACGACCCGTACTTCTCGGCGGAGTATCTGGCGAGCGAGATCGCCGCTGAAGTGCGGTTCTGGGGCTACGAGTCCGACGGCGAGTTGCTGGGCGTGATGGGCGTGCAGGACGTCGACGACGTCACACTCATCCGGCATGCGTACGTGTCGCCGCATGCGCAGCGCGGGGGCGTGGGTGGACGATTGTTGCGCTCGCTGCTCGCGAAGACCGACAAGTCGGTGCTCATCGGCACGTGGGCGGCAGCGGACTGGGCGATCGCGTTTTACGAGAAGCACGGCTTTCGTGTCACCAGCCGCGAGGAGACCGAGCGACTGCTGAAGCGCTACTGGGACATCCCCGAGCGTCAGGTTGAGACGTCAGTCGTGCTCGCACAGCGGTAG